One genomic segment of Mycolicibacterium chubuense NBB4 includes these proteins:
- a CDS encoding Ig-like domain-containing protein translates to MAVRSHRRAQQFGVRQWLALGAASAGVSAALLGFALTGPQVGVAAADSSSAASSASSHASTDRSARADARKAARAERHRSTGDSAGRTPKAQEAPKDDTPKAGAKADTSKDDEDQPSARRRSAATPVEAAVPVKTVSTLAAPDSPAPADASPPKPSHEERVAQVIAAMSASAQAWIDGRPVSDARKQHLEKVWNEVRRTLLNQAPTVTPVQVGGVIDGPVTGTLNGQDPDGDRIVYRVAKRPENGTVHLNKDGTYTYTPGAGFNGVDTFTVKAADPGLHVNVIDWFQPAATRAVALVNHDAIKFDFQYTTGAEYWTPDRRAALQDAANALAAYFRVTAPVVLSYDIEGVDNSSVTWLAGASSDLISEDPGYWATVIQNKMQGGGDSNGTKADGSIEWNFSYAWALGDTVDTGQYDFKSTAMHELMHSFGFSSETVAPGKNTQQVWSTFDSFLRAADGSTVIGDDLRWPTSANPYLVGGDGGLFFGGANAVAAYGGKLVPLFTPNPWKDGSSGSHLDENTFTGDDYQMMNPNSRGIGLVDPRTLGPIELGILMDIGYTVVPVPSNQPSFALVGGVV, encoded by the coding sequence ATGGCGGTTCGGAGTCATCGGCGTGCGCAGCAGTTCGGGGTCAGGCAGTGGCTGGCGTTGGGAGCGGCATCGGCGGGGGTGAGCGCAGCGTTGCTGGGCTTCGCGCTGACCGGTCCGCAGGTCGGTGTCGCCGCGGCGGACAGTTCCTCCGCTGCGTCGTCGGCGTCCTCGCATGCGTCGACCGACCGATCTGCGAGAGCGGACGCGCGCAAGGCCGCCCGCGCCGAACGCCACCGGAGCACCGGTGACTCGGCCGGCCGCACACCGAAGGCGCAGGAAGCTCCGAAGGACGACACTCCGAAGGCCGGCGCCAAGGCCGACACCTCGAAGGACGACGAGGACCAACCGTCCGCTCGCCGGCGGTCCGCCGCGACGCCGGTCGAGGCCGCCGTGCCGGTGAAGACCGTCAGCACCCTCGCCGCACCGGACTCGCCCGCCCCGGCCGACGCGTCGCCGCCGAAGCCCTCGCACGAGGAGCGCGTCGCGCAGGTGATCGCGGCGATGAGCGCGTCGGCTCAGGCCTGGATCGACGGTCGTCCGGTCAGCGACGCGCGCAAGCAGCACCTCGAGAAGGTCTGGAACGAGGTGCGCCGCACTCTGCTCAACCAGGCGCCGACGGTGACTCCGGTGCAGGTCGGCGGCGTGATCGACGGACCCGTCACGGGCACCTTGAACGGGCAGGATCCCGACGGCGACCGGATCGTCTACCGGGTGGCGAAGCGGCCGGAGAACGGCACGGTGCACCTGAACAAGGACGGCACCTACACCTACACACCGGGTGCGGGCTTCAACGGGGTGGACACGTTCACGGTCAAGGCCGCAGATCCGGGTCTGCATGTGAACGTCATCGACTGGTTCCAGCCGGCCGCCACGCGTGCGGTCGCACTGGTCAATCACGACGCGATCAAGTTCGACTTCCAGTACACGACGGGCGCCGAGTACTGGACGCCGGACCGCCGCGCAGCGCTGCAGGACGCCGCCAACGCGCTGGCCGCCTACTTTCGGGTCACCGCTCCGGTGGTGCTGAGCTATGACATCGAGGGAGTGGACAATTCGAGCGTCACCTGGCTGGCGGGCGCCTCGAGCGACCTCATCAGCGAGGATCCCGGCTACTGGGCGACGGTGATCCAGAACAAGATGCAGGGCGGTGGCGACTCCAACGGCACGAAGGCCGACGGCTCGATCGAATGGAACTTCAGTTACGCGTGGGCGCTGGGCGACACCGTCGACACCGGTCAATACGACTTCAAGAGCACCGCGATGCACGAGTTGATGCACTCCTTCGGCTTCTCGTCGGAGACGGTTGCCCCCGGGAAGAACACCCAGCAGGTGTGGAGCACGTTCGACAGCTTCCTTCGGGCGGCCGACGGCTCGACGGTGATCGGCGACGACCTCCGGTGGCCCACGAGCGCGAACCCGTATCTGGTCGGAGGCGACGGCGGGTTGTTCTTCGGCGGCGCCAACGCGGTCGCGGCCTACGGCGGCAAGCTCGTCCCGCTGTTCACGCCCAACCCGTGGAAGGACGGCAGCTCGGGGTCTCACCTCGACGAGAACACGTTCACCGGCGACGACTACCAGATGATGAACCCCAACAGCAGAGGCATCGGGCTGGTCGATCCCCGGACGCTGGGCCCGATCGAACTCGGCATCCTGATGGACATCGGCTACACGGTGGTGCCGGTGCCGTCGAACCAGCCCTCGTTCGCCCTGGTTGGCGGAGTCGTGTGA
- a CDS encoding acetyl/propionyl/methylcrotonyl-CoA carboxylase subunit alpha: MASHASSKISKVLVANRGEIAVRVIRAARDSGLESVAVYAEPDADAPHVRLADEAFALGGQTSAESYLVIDKLIDAAKKSGANAIHPGYGFLSENAEFAQAVLDAGLIWIGPSPQSIRDLGDKVTARHIAARAQAPLVPGTPDPVKDADEVVAFAKEYGVPVAIKAAFGGGGRGMKVARTIEEIPELFDSATREAVAAFGRGECFVERYLDKPRHVEAQVIADQHGNVVVAGTRDCSLQRRFQKLVEEAPAPFLTEAQRKEIHESAKRICKEAGYYGAGTVEYLVGQDGLISFLEVNTRLQVEHPVTEETSGLDLVRQQFKIANGEPLDITEDPTPRGHSIEFRINGEDAGRGFLPAPGPVSKFEAPQGPGIRLDSGVETGSVIGGQFDSMLAKLIVSGATRQEALERSRRALDEFVVEGLATVIPFHRAVVSDPAFIGDEDGFDVHTRWIETEWNNTVEPFTGGDPIDEEDTLPRQTVVVEVGGRRLEVSLPGDLALGNGAAGASGVIRKKPKPRKRGGGGGAAASGDSVTAPMQGTVVKVAVEEGQTVAAGDLVVVLEAMKMENPVTAHKDGVVTGLAVEPGAAITQGTVVCELKSD, translated from the coding sequence GTGGCCAGTCACGCCAGCTCAAAGATCTCCAAGGTACTCGTAGCCAATCGCGGGGAGATCGCGGTCCGGGTGATCCGAGCAGCCAGGGATTCCGGACTCGAGAGCGTGGCGGTCTACGCCGAGCCCGACGCCGACGCGCCCCACGTCCGCCTCGCCGACGAGGCGTTCGCCCTGGGCGGGCAGACCTCGGCCGAGTCCTACCTGGTGATCGACAAGCTGATCGACGCCGCCAAGAAGTCGGGCGCCAACGCGATCCACCCCGGCTACGGCTTCCTCTCCGAGAACGCCGAGTTCGCCCAGGCCGTCCTCGACGCCGGACTGATCTGGATCGGCCCGAGCCCGCAGTCGATCCGCGACCTCGGCGACAAGGTCACCGCCCGCCACATCGCCGCGCGCGCCCAGGCCCCGCTGGTGCCCGGCACCCCGGACCCGGTCAAGGACGCCGACGAGGTCGTCGCGTTCGCCAAGGAATACGGCGTGCCCGTCGCGATCAAGGCCGCCTTCGGCGGTGGCGGCCGCGGCATGAAAGTCGCCCGCACCATCGAGGAGATCCCCGAGCTGTTCGACTCGGCCACCCGTGAGGCCGTCGCGGCGTTCGGCCGCGGCGAGTGCTTCGTCGAGCGCTACCTCGACAAGCCGCGCCACGTCGAGGCACAGGTCATCGCCGACCAGCACGGCAACGTCGTCGTCGCCGGCACCCGCGACTGCTCGCTGCAGCGCCGCTTCCAGAAGCTCGTCGAGGAGGCGCCCGCGCCGTTCCTCACCGAGGCGCAGCGCAAGGAGATCCACGAGTCGGCCAAGCGCATCTGCAAGGAGGCCGGCTACTACGGCGCCGGCACCGTCGAGTACCTGGTCGGCCAGGACGGGCTGATCAGCTTCCTCGAGGTCAACACCCGCCTGCAGGTGGAGCACCCCGTCACCGAGGAGACCTCCGGCCTGGACCTGGTGCGTCAGCAGTTCAAGATCGCCAACGGCGAGCCGCTCGACATCACCGAGGACCCGACGCCGCGCGGCCACTCGATCGAGTTCCGCATCAACGGCGAGGACGCCGGGCGCGGCTTCCTGCCCGCCCCCGGCCCGGTCAGTAAGTTCGAGGCGCCGCAGGGCCCAGGCATCCGGCTGGACTCCGGTGTCGAGACCGGCTCGGTGATCGGCGGCCAGTTCGACTCGATGCTGGCCAAGCTGATCGTCAGCGGCGCCACCCGCCAGGAGGCGCTCGAGCGCTCCCGCCGCGCGCTCGACGAGTTCGTCGTCGAGGGCCTGGCCACCGTGATCCCGTTCCACCGCGCCGTGGTGTCCGACCCGGCGTTCATCGGCGACGAGGACGGTTTCGACGTCCACACCCGCTGGATCGAGACCGAGTGGAACAACACCGTCGAGCCGTTCACCGGCGGCGACCCGATCGACGAGGAGGACACCCTCCCCCGCCAGACCGTGGTCGTCGAGGTCGGCGGCCGCCGCCTCGAGGTGTCGCTGCCCGGCGACCTGGCGCTCGGCAACGGCGCGGCCGGCGCGAGCGGTGTCATCCGCAAGAAGCCCAAGCCCCGCAAGCGCGGTGGCGGCGGCGGAGCGGCCGCGTCCGGCGACTCGGTGACCGCGCCGATGCAGGGCACGGTCGTCAAGGTCGCGGTCGAAGAGGGCCAGACCGTCGCCGCGGGCGACCTCGTGGTGGTCCTCGAGGCCATGAAGATGGAGAACCCGGTGACCGCGCACAAGGACGGCGTCGTCACCGGCCTGGCCGTCGAGCCCGGCGCCGCGATCACCCAGGGCACCGTGGTCTGCGAGCTCAAGAGCGACTAG
- a CDS encoding sulfurtransferase, with product MPLPPDPSPALQSYAHPERLVTADWLSGNLGRAGLAIVESDEDVLLYDTGHIPGAVKIDWHTDLNDPHVRDYINGEQFAELMNRKGISRDDTVVIYGDKSNWWAAYALWVFTLFGHPDVRLLDGGRSLWINDGRDTTLDVPSKQTTGYPVVERNDAPIRAFKEDVLGVLGNQPLIDVRSPQEYTGERTHMPDYPEEGALRGGHIPTAVSIPWAKAALDNGKFRSRAELEELYGFVQPDDKTVVYCRIGERSSHTWFVLTHLLGKPGVRNYDGSWTEWGNAVRVPVAVGEEPGDAPGTS from the coding sequence GTGCCGCTACCGCCTGATCCCAGCCCCGCCCTGCAGTCCTACGCGCATCCCGAACGCCTGGTCACCGCCGACTGGCTGTCGGGCAATCTCGGCCGGGCCGGGCTGGCCATCGTCGAGTCCGACGAGGACGTGCTGCTCTACGACACCGGCCACATCCCCGGCGCGGTCAAGATCGACTGGCACACCGACCTCAACGACCCGCACGTCCGCGACTACATCAACGGCGAGCAGTTCGCCGAGCTGATGAATCGCAAGGGCATCTCCCGCGACGACACCGTCGTCATCTACGGCGACAAGAGCAACTGGTGGGCCGCCTACGCGCTGTGGGTGTTCACGCTGTTCGGCCACCCCGACGTGCGCCTGCTCGACGGCGGCCGCTCGCTGTGGATCAACGACGGCCGCGACACCACGCTCGACGTGCCGTCCAAGCAGACCACCGGCTACCCCGTCGTCGAGCGCAACGACGCCCCGATCCGCGCCTTCAAGGAGGACGTCCTGGGCGTCCTCGGCAACCAGCCGCTGATCGACGTCCGCTCCCCGCAGGAGTACACCGGCGAGCGCACCCACATGCCGGACTACCCCGAGGAAGGCGCGCTGCGCGGCGGCCATATTCCGACCGCGGTGTCGATCCCGTGGGCCAAGGCCGCACTCGACAACGGCAAGTTCCGCAGCCGCGCCGAGCTCGAGGAGCTCTACGGGTTCGTCCAGCCCGACGACAAGACCGTCGTGTACTGCCGCATCGGCGAGCGCTCCAGCCACACCTGGTTCGTGCTGACCCATCTGCTCGGCAAGCCGGGGGTGCGCAACTACGACGGCTCGTGGACCGAGTGGGGCAACGCGGTGCGGGTCCCGGTCGCCGTCGGGGAAGAACCCGGGGATGCGCCGGGCACGTCATGA
- a CDS encoding SufE family protein translates to MSTMPAALAEVVSDFQDVEGQDKLALLLEFADELPALPSDLEEAAMEPVPECQSPLFLHVDAENRDNVRLYFSAPAEAPTTRGFAAILATGLDGQPADDILAVPDDFYTDLGLAKLISPLRLRGMSAMLARIKRRLRT, encoded by the coding sequence ATGAGCACCATGCCCGCGGCGCTCGCTGAGGTGGTCTCCGACTTCCAAGACGTCGAGGGACAGGACAAGCTCGCGCTGCTGCTCGAATTCGCCGACGAATTACCGGCTCTTCCTTCGGATTTGGAGGAGGCGGCGATGGAACCGGTACCCGAGTGCCAGTCGCCGCTGTTCCTGCACGTCGACGCCGAGAACCGCGACAACGTCCGGCTGTACTTCAGCGCCCCGGCGGAGGCGCCGACCACGCGCGGGTTCGCGGCCATTCTCGCGACGGGACTCGACGGCCAGCCGGCCGACGACATCCTCGCCGTGCCTGACGACTTCTACACCGACCTCGGGCTGGCCAAGCTGATCAGCCCGCTGCGGCTGCGCGGTATGTCGGCGATGCTCGCCCGCATCAAGCGCAGACTGCGGACATGA
- a CDS encoding ERCC4 domain-containing protein, protein MAELLIAVNPDENSRLPYLMRIPQPGGDLVFRTSGTWPRVKALYCHPVGLDEWPRDAEIVERLALRSCRRSGAAIDVIVERARENRSQLVFTSARGRDAVFWQSPRTRKQARPSVRTPTARAHGLDELQIVVDAHERYAYRFQNQQAGVQQQALPCGDYGVVIDGRLVASVERKSLSDLVGSLTSGRLRYQVADLAALPRASVVVEDRYSQVFKLERVRPALIADGLAEVQVRWPNVPIVFCETRQLAEEWTYRFLAAAYTWATTEDAALQRISSGGADSPVVDDKTPAPGPSSAEVRAWARAAGLPVSDRGRLRPEVWEAWRAAKCADQSW, encoded by the coding sequence GTGGCGGAGTTGTTGATCGCGGTCAACCCCGACGAGAACTCTCGGCTGCCCTATCTCATGCGAATCCCGCAGCCGGGCGGTGACCTCGTGTTCCGGACATCGGGCACCTGGCCGCGGGTGAAGGCGCTGTACTGCCACCCGGTGGGCCTCGACGAATGGCCGCGCGATGCCGAGATCGTCGAGCGGCTGGCGCTGCGATCGTGCCGGCGCTCGGGTGCGGCGATCGACGTGATCGTCGAGCGCGCCCGTGAGAACCGCTCCCAGCTGGTCTTCACCTCTGCGAGGGGCCGGGATGCGGTGTTCTGGCAGTCACCCCGTACTCGCAAGCAGGCGCGGCCGAGCGTGCGCACCCCGACCGCCCGGGCTCACGGCCTCGATGAGCTGCAGATCGTGGTCGATGCGCATGAGCGGTACGCCTACCGGTTTCAGAACCAGCAGGCGGGGGTCCAGCAGCAAGCGCTGCCGTGCGGGGACTACGGGGTCGTCATCGACGGGCGTCTGGTCGCCAGCGTCGAGCGCAAATCTCTGAGTGATCTGGTCGGGAGCCTGACCAGTGGTCGGCTCCGCTATCAGGTCGCCGACCTGGCCGCGCTGCCGCGCGCGTCGGTCGTCGTCGAGGACCGCTACTCGCAGGTGTTCAAGCTCGAGCGGGTTCGGCCGGCCCTGATCGCCGACGGTCTGGCGGAGGTGCAGGTCCGCTGGCCGAACGTGCCGATCGTGTTCTGTGAGACCCGGCAGCTCGCCGAGGAGTGGACCTATCGATTCCTCGCCGCGGCGTATACCTGGGCTACCACGGAAGATGCTGCACTGCAGCGAATTTCGTCAGGAGGGGCCGACTCCCCGGTGGTCGACGATAAGACTCCGGCGCCGGGACCGAGCTCCGCCGAGGTGCGTGCGTGGGCCCGTGCTGCGGGCCTGCCGGTATCCGACCGCGGCCGGCTCCGCCCGGAAGTGTGGGAGGCCTGGCGCGCCGCGAAGTGCGCGGACCAGAGCTGGTGA
- a CDS encoding Ig-like domain-containing protein, with the protein MGHARYIGRVGALAVALGIGSAIASPGGIAWAEPDSGPSASADASAGGQASGGAGSDTSESAGSNAQSGSGDSDTESAADDAAEPDDAVTDDDTVADGVDSAGDATDDSAADIEGAEEQPDVEDTDVAQDDSGPAAVEESTDTAGDTAVEQAPTRTSARHRLSETTAPVAKHESIESSAPATVEAATDDQSTPSDPPAPLSRVAPLPRASVTASEAGDSAPLPSSTAVESGAMTTTLLSALLLPGAPGVPAAPADTPLVWGLLAFARRQSGQQARQIGSAGTQVTSGELLDAAAEDNNPPTGRAVVGSPSWFSGKVTGRVIGSDPDRDRLTYSGSTDTGKGTVVVAANGRFTYTPTAEARHAAAQTGASEHDLTDTFTVAVDDGNGGVTPVSVTVRISPFNQRPTSSASVDRPDMGTGVVTGTIETADPDGDSVTYVASDPGKGFVEINDDGTFAYTPTEAAREAASARPGRAADRTDRFTVTVDDGHGGFQTVAVTVAIAAIDNSAPEPVQVDTSTPNPFSGSVRGRLIATDPDGDRLTFSGTTSTAKGTVTVAPSGRFIYTPTAAARHAAAADGASDEDKTDVFDITVVDAYGGTAVVPVVVNVAPLNSAPTRARASAGAPDADTGAVAITVTARDADNDALSVSAPDTDKGGVVDNGDGTFTYTPTVAARLAAGADGASNDDMLDTVTFTVDDGHGGTATASVTVAIVPLAAVVNHDPTDGAYEAGEPDSDAKVTGQVTATDPDGDDLTYSGPDTSTKGGAVTVNADGTFDYTPSDDARHAASALGASTADQQDTFTVTVSDGQGGTLAVPVTVAILPKNTAPDGSYTAGQPDSNGKISGAVTSTDADGDTRTYSAPGTSAKGGTVHVNADGTFTYTPSAAARENAAKAGATTADKTDSFVVTVDDGHVGGATTVTVSVAILPAPNSAPTNGKATVGQPGTDGKVSGTVTATDANGDPLSYSGPVTSARGGTVLVNANGTFLYSPSDDARHAASALGATTADKQDTFTVTVSDGRGGTLEVPVTVAVLPKNAAPTGSYAAGAPDSNGVVTGTVTSADADGDTRTYSGPATSAKGGTVTLNPTTGAFTYTPTAAAREQATQSPGVDTDTFTVTVSDGHGGSTPVEVTVTIAPNVVTSDSVSGVPFSGVIAAPGGTLYEITTDASSLAGSGSTYVSVLTADGRVLTTAEVPGQPAHLVTEARPDGTLLVTTTDVQAQKTYFTAVGSAGQATTVKTVDGASYYFPATASNGTIFTLITLQDEQNAFHFSLVRIAPDNTVTTYALNTSATGPVGAYSPPVVGPDGAAYVLSADAATQQASIFVVRPDGSSFSTSPISVLQATPIVVGADGTAYAAALTINEAAQQYETTIVTIKGSDVTTRSVVGLPASQLIAAPDGSVLLTVTDVTSEQYSLVRITPTGITSSATASGLVESWPQVAADGTAYLTGSGDAAQVTVLRPDGSSLIVELPGDPIQGQVSQFGITGIGPDNKAYIPVSLGDGFGVAVVGASGLETTYPIDGFPTQAPVFDANGHAIQTVDTGLGSTQLVVLSTGATSTALAGSAAQSQGIVPSVVVGPEGTAFLLTTYADGTVHGLAFNPDGTTVGTFTDHGTVALVLKLGGLQGYSGSQFVFGPDGTAYVTVDDVDNTSSTAAYTKATVYAMNATGVTKVAEVADAYGLAVTVAPDGTVYLSTTTGDLTGGFTTTVRAISTTDAL; encoded by the coding sequence ATGGGTCATGCGCGCTATATCGGCAGGGTCGGAGCGCTTGCTGTAGCTCTGGGTATCGGATCGGCGATCGCATCGCCAGGGGGCATCGCCTGGGCCGAACCCGATTCGGGACCGTCGGCCAGTGCCGACGCATCCGCGGGCGGACAAGCCAGCGGGGGCGCCGGGAGCGACACCTCCGAAAGCGCCGGCAGCAACGCGCAGTCCGGGTCAGGTGACAGCGACACCGAATCGGCGGCAGACGACGCCGCAGAACCCGACGACGCGGTCACCGACGATGACACGGTCGCCGACGGTGTCGACTCGGCAGGCGACGCGACCGATGACTCCGCAGCCGACATCGAGGGCGCGGAGGAGCAGCCAGACGTCGAGGACACCGATGTCGCACAAGATGATTCGGGCCCGGCAGCAGTCGAGGAATCCACCGATACCGCGGGGGACACCGCAGTCGAACAGGCCCCGACGCGCACCAGCGCCCGTCATCGCCTCAGCGAGACCACCGCGCCCGTGGCCAAGCACGAGTCGATCGAGTCCTCTGCTCCGGCGACGGTCGAGGCCGCCACCGACGACCAGTCCACGCCGAGCGACCCGCCCGCGCCGCTGTCGCGCGTCGCGCCCCTGCCGCGCGCGAGCGTGACCGCGTCCGAGGCCGGCGACTCCGCACCGCTCCCGTCGTCGACGGCGGTGGAGTCCGGTGCAATGACGACCACGCTGCTCTCGGCGCTGCTGCTGCCCGGCGCTCCCGGAGTTCCCGCAGCGCCCGCGGACACTCCACTGGTATGGGGGCTGCTCGCATTCGCGCGACGCCAGTCCGGTCAGCAGGCGCGCCAGATCGGCAGTGCGGGAACGCAAGTCACCAGCGGTGAGCTGCTCGACGCCGCGGCCGAGGACAACAACCCGCCGACCGGTCGCGCGGTCGTCGGCTCACCGTCGTGGTTCTCCGGCAAGGTGACCGGCCGGGTCATCGGCTCCGATCCCGACCGTGACCGGCTGACCTACTCCGGGTCGACCGACACCGGCAAGGGCACTGTCGTGGTCGCCGCGAACGGACGGTTCACCTACACGCCCACGGCGGAGGCGCGTCACGCGGCCGCCCAGACCGGCGCCTCCGAGCACGACCTGACCGACACGTTCACCGTGGCGGTCGACGACGGCAACGGCGGCGTCACCCCGGTGAGTGTCACCGTGCGCATCAGCCCGTTCAACCAGCGACCGACATCCTCGGCCTCGGTCGACCGGCCGGACATGGGCACCGGCGTGGTCACCGGAACGATCGAGACCGCGGACCCCGACGGCGACTCGGTCACCTATGTGGCGAGCGACCCGGGCAAGGGCTTCGTCGAGATCAACGACGACGGCACCTTCGCCTACACCCCCACCGAGGCGGCGCGCGAGGCCGCGAGCGCCCGGCCGGGCCGGGCGGCCGACCGCACCGACCGGTTCACGGTCACCGTCGACGACGGGCATGGCGGGTTCCAAACCGTCGCGGTGACCGTCGCCATCGCCGCGATCGACAACAGCGCGCCGGAACCCGTGCAGGTCGACACCAGTACTCCGAATCCCTTCAGCGGTTCAGTGCGGGGACGCCTGATCGCCACCGATCCCGACGGCGACCGGTTGACCTTCAGCGGGACCACCAGCACCGCCAAAGGCACGGTCACCGTCGCTCCCTCGGGACGCTTCATCTACACACCCACCGCGGCCGCGCGCCACGCCGCCGCGGCCGACGGCGCCTCCGACGAGGACAAGACCGACGTCTTCGACATCACCGTGGTCGACGCGTACGGCGGGACGGCCGTGGTGCCCGTCGTCGTGAACGTCGCGCCCCTCAACAGCGCTCCCACGCGGGCCCGGGCGAGCGCCGGGGCGCCGGATGCCGACACCGGTGCGGTCGCCATCACCGTCACCGCGCGGGACGCGGACAACGACGCCTTGTCCGTCAGTGCGCCCGACACCGACAAGGGCGGAGTCGTCGACAACGGCGACGGCACGTTCACCTACACCCCGACCGTCGCCGCGCGCCTGGCCGCCGGCGCCGATGGGGCGTCGAACGACGACATGCTCGACACGGTGACGTTCACCGTCGACGACGGTCACGGCGGAACCGCCACGGCCAGTGTCACGGTGGCGATCGTGCCGCTGGCCGCCGTAGTCAACCACGACCCCACCGACGGTGCTTACGAAGCGGGAGAACCGGATTCGGACGCCAAGGTCACCGGACAGGTGACCGCCACCGATCCCGACGGCGACGACCTGACCTACAGCGGGCCGGATACCTCCACCAAGGGCGGCGCGGTCACCGTCAACGCCGACGGCACCTTCGACTACACCCCGAGCGACGATGCGCGGCATGCCGCCTCGGCGCTGGGCGCCTCGACGGCCGACCAGCAGGACACCTTCACGGTGACGGTGTCCGACGGACAGGGCGGCACGCTGGCGGTACCGGTGACCGTGGCGATCCTGCCGAAGAACACCGCGCCGGACGGCTCTTATACTGCGGGACAACCGGATTCGAACGGCAAAATCAGCGGTGCGGTCACCTCCACCGACGCCGACGGCGATACCCGCACCTACAGCGCGCCGGGCACCTCTGCCAAGGGCGGCACCGTTCACGTCAATGCCGACGGCACGTTCACCTACACCCCGAGCGCCGCGGCGCGTGAGAACGCGGCCAAGGCGGGTGCCACCACCGCGGACAAGACAGACAGCTTCGTGGTGACCGTCGACGACGGGCATGTCGGAGGCGCCACCACAGTGACGGTGTCGGTGGCGATCCTCCCCGCGCCCAACAGTGCACCCACGAATGGGAAAGCCACTGTGGGACAGCCCGGTACGGACGGCAAAGTCAGCGGCACGGTGACCGCCACCGACGCCAACGGCGACCCGCTGAGCTACAGCGGACCGGTCACCTCCGCCAGGGGCGGCACGGTGCTCGTCAACGCCAACGGCACGTTCCTCTACAGCCCGAGCGATGACGCGCGGCATGCCGCCTCGGCGCTGGGTGCAACGACGGCGGACAAGCAGGACACCTTCACGGTGACCGTCTCGGACGGCCGCGGCGGCACACTGGAGGTCCCGGTGACGGTCGCGGTCCTGCCGAAGAACGCGGCGCCGACCGGTTCTTATGCTGCGGGAGCGCCGGATTCGAATGGCGTGGTGACCGGCACCGTGACCTCCGCTGACGCCGACGGCGACACCCGAACCTACAGCGGGCCGGCCACGTCAGCCAAGGGTGGCACGGTCACGCTCAACCCGACCACGGGCGCGTTCACGTACACGCCGACCGCGGCGGCGCGTGAGCAGGCGACGCAGTCACCGGGCGTCGACACCGACACGTTCACGGTCACGGTCAGCGACGGCCACGGCGGGTCCACGCCGGTGGAAGTCACGGTGACGATCGCGCCGAACGTGGTGACCAGCGACTCGGTCTCCGGGGTGCCCTTCAGCGGCGTCATCGCGGCGCCGGGCGGCACGTTGTACGAGATCACCACAGACGCCAGCAGCCTCGCCGGCTCCGGTTCAACCTACGTGAGCGTGCTGACCGCGGACGGCCGGGTGCTGACGACCGCAGAAGTCCCAGGGCAGCCGGCACATTTGGTCACCGAAGCCCGGCCCGATGGAACCCTGTTGGTGACCACGACCGATGTGCAGGCGCAGAAAACGTACTTCACGGCGGTGGGGTCAGCGGGGCAGGCGACGACGGTGAAAACCGTCGACGGCGCTTCGTATTACTTTCCAGCAACAGCGAGCAACGGGACCATCTTCACGCTGATCACGTTGCAGGACGAGCAGAACGCTTTCCACTTCTCCTTGGTCCGTATCGCGCCCGACAACACGGTCACCACCTACGCGCTCAACACTTCGGCGACCGGTCCAGTCGGTGCCTATTCTCCACCGGTGGTGGGTCCCGACGGAGCGGCCTATGTCCTTTCGGCCGATGCAGCAACGCAGCAGGCGTCGATCTTCGTCGTCAGGCCCGATGGAAGTTCGTTCAGTACGTCGCCGATCTCGGTGCTGCAGGCCACGCCGATCGTCGTCGGCGCCGACGGGACGGCGTACGCGGCGGCTCTGACCATCAACGAGGCGGCGCAGCAGTACGAGACGACTATCGTGACGATCAAGGGCAGCGACGTGACGACACGCAGCGTGGTGGGGCTGCCGGCATCGCAGTTGATTGCTGCGCCTGACGGATCGGTTCTGCTGACGGTCACCGATGTCACCTCCGAGCAATACTCCCTGGTCCGCATCACCCCGACGGGCATCACGTCGTCCGCGACTGCTAGCGGTTTAGTGGAGTCCTGGCCGCAGGTGGCCGCTGACGGGACTGCCTACCTGACCGGGAGCGGCGACGCAGCCCAGGTGACGGTGCTGCGCCCGGATGGAAGCAGTCTGATAGTGGAGCTCCCGGGTGACCCCATCCAGGGCCAGGTATCTCAGTTCGGCATCACCGGCATCGGACCGGATAACAAGGCGTACATCCCGGTAAGCCTCGGAGACGGCTTCGGGGTCGCGGTGGTCGGCGCTTCCGGCTTGGAAACTACCTACCCGATCGACGGATTCCCCACTCAGGCACCGGTATTCGATGCCAACGGCCACGCCATCCAGACTGTGGACACGGGACTGGGTTCGACCCAGCTCGTGGTCTTGTCCACCGGAGCGACCAGCACCGCCCTCGCGGGCAGCGCGGCTCAGTCGCAAGGAATCGTTCCTTCTGTCGTCGTCGGGCCCGAGGGAACGGCATTCCTGCTCACCACCTACGCGGACGGCACGGTGCACGGCCTGGCGTTCAACCCCGACGGCACCACCGTGGGCACTTTCACAGACCACGGAACGGTTGCGCTTGTTCTGAAACTCGGTGGGCTGCAGGGGTATTCCGGCTCTCAATTCGTGTTCGGACCCGACGGCACGGCCTATGTGACCGTCGACGATGTCGATAACACTAGTTCGACGGCTGCATATACCAAGGCGACGGTCTACGCGATGAACGCGACGGGAGTGACGAAGGTCGCCGAAGTGGCGGACGCCTACGGGTTGGCGGTCACCGTCGCTCCGGACGGCACGGTCTATCTGAGTACGACCACGGGAGATTTGACCGGCGGATTCACCACCACCGTGAGGGCGATCAGCACGACGGACGCGCTGTAG